A genomic region of Oncorhynchus mykiss isolate Arlee chromosome 2, USDA_OmykA_1.1, whole genome shotgun sequence contains the following coding sequences:
- the LOC110492922 gene encoding troponin I, fast skeletal muscle, whose product MADKKGNVSSSRKHTLKSCMLAVAKDLLEAEALEKVKERERYMEENCPLLEIPHSKDDLVELCTKMYDKINVIDEERYNLEYKAVMVCNEVIDLNIKIIDMRGKFKKPALKKVRMSADAMLQALLGSKHKVTMDLRSNLKQVKKDEKKEDKDLRDVGDWRKNIDDKAGMDGRKKMFQGDS is encoded by the exons ATGGCTGA CAAGAAAGGCAATGTGTCCTCAAGCCGTAAGCATACTCTGAAG AGTTGTATGCTGGCAGTTGCTAAGGATTTGCTCGAAGCTGAAGCATTAGAGAAAGTTAAAGAGCGggagagatacatggaggagaACTGCCCTCTTCTGGAGATTCCCCACTCCAAGGATGATTTGGTG GAACTTTGCACAAAGATGTACGACAAAATTAATGTGATTGATGAGGAGAGATACAACTTAGAATACAAAGCAGTCATGGTTTGCAATGAG GTTATAGACCTAAACATAAAAATCATTGACATGAGGGGCAAGTTCAAGAAGCCAGCCCTGAAGAAAGTGCGTATGTCTGCTGATGCTATGCTCCAGGCTCTGCTGGGCTCCAAGCACAAGGTGACCATGGATCTGAGATCCAACCTGAAACAAGTGAAGAAAGATGAGAAGAAAGAG GATAAGGATTTGCGTGACGTTGGTGACTGGCGTAAGAACATTGACGACAAGGCTGGCATGGACGGCAGGAAGAAGATGTTTCAGGGAGATTCTTAG